The genomic interval GGCCACCTCTTGGACCACCAAAAGGGTCTCCCCCTGCAACTAGTTAAACGACATAGCTCTAATGTGGGTGATTTTCACTTTTGGGGGAAGAATAAAGCATGAGAAAGTAAGGGAGATTTGGGGGCAGAAGGTGAGGAGGAGGAAGgtttattagagagagagaggtgggttTGTTACGTAATAGGACGGTTCTATACTTAAACCGAACCGACCAGACTTGTTCGGTTCAGGTCTGGTTGGGTCAGCACCTTTATGTTGTCGGGTTGGGTCGGCTCAGGTCtaaattagtgttttttttatcgggttgcaggcctaatGCACATGTTCATCTTCTGGGTAGGGAAGAAATAGGTGGCAGCAAATTGGCAAGCCCTTTTGAACATCTTTctgattttcaaaaaataccCAAGGAGGGGCAAGGAACCTTAATGATGCCAATCTGCCCAACCAAGAGAATTAATGATGCCAATCAATATCAATATACATGAAGAAACCAGAGGTTCAAAACTCACAAAAACAAGATGCATAGTAcaatagaaactagaaagctTGTTAACATCGGTTTGGTTTTCCAAACCAAACATCAAAAGCTAACACCTTATCTTGTCCTCCTACATCCTAGAGAGTGAAGCTAATATTTTTGTACTCTACAGTCTCCACATTAAAACCTGGTCCATGATAAATGCAAGCAATAGATAATGATCACTGTGAGATGCTATATCAGAAATAGGAAATTATCATAGATcaacataattttcttttctttttctttttttgatgtcGGGAAACCTCTTTAAGGTAGGGCCCTTTAGACCTACCCCTACAGAGTAAATCTTGatcccgtgcaccgcaccctcgaaTCAAGTGTTTGTGAACAACATTCTTAAGATCCACCAACCCAAGGGGCCAAGAGTTTGAGGATGGATACCTAGTTACCTTAGTCTTACAAAAGAGGAGCTTTCACGATTAAGACAAACTATCTCTTAGAGCGATATAATAACCATCTTATCAACTCTAGACCCCTAGAAGGAAAATATTGGATTGTTTGTTTAGATGTAAGATGGTTTTATATATGGTATAAGAGTGTGTGAATAGTTTTAAGATGATTGTTTTATAAAGTTCTTAAAAAGCGGTGGGACTcttataaaattacttcttgAAAATTACCTATTGAAACAAAACTAGCTCAATTTGTTCAAAATATGGATggccaactctctctctctctctctctctctctctctctctctctctctctctctctctctctctctctctatgccATATGCATAATGGCAAATCAAACTCTTgaatacctttttttttgtgttgcCATTTATCCATAATCCTCTAGCGTGAATCAATTTGGCCTATAAACATCAAAGTTATGCAATAGCCAATATCCCTCATTAGACTTGGATGGTTGGTTCTTAATCCATCATCCACTCTTCAAATTCATCACGAAGAAAGAGGCTAAGAGGTATAGGCATTGAAGAAAACAAGATGTGAATAAGGCATTCCTGGCAATGAGGAAAAGATatcttaaaagaaaactaacaaccTCGACGGTTTGGTTTGGATAGCAAGagtatctcatatcatctcatctcaatatccaaatacgaaaaatacaaatatttttaaattttaaattttaaattttttcatctaatcattatgaCCTttccaaactttaaaaaaaaaaaatttttaattttttcaaatcccaaaacaaaaattatattctaataatattttaattcaactttttttttcttctcatttctcaaaatctcataaaacatctcaactcagactattttatttttattcacatatcatctcatcttatctcactatccaaattagACCTAAATGTGGCCTTGTCGATCCTTTATAAGTGAAACCAAAGCCACTCCTCACCGTCACATAGACAAGGTCGCTTTAAATAGAAAGAATCATCAATGAAGGAGACTCCCTACACATCATTTCCACGATAAATCATGACCACATTGCTTTAGATTGGCAAATTTCTTCCTAAATCAGAGCACaatgctttttctttttgtttaggccTAATATGAGCTCAAAATGCTCTGCATCAGAATAGACAAACATTAGTCATTTTGGGTTATTGCTACTGTCGTTGCCCAATGATACAAAATCTAGAATTGCCAAAATGAGATTGTAGGTGATAAGGATGATAATGCACACTTTGAAAGAAGTTCTTGTGCTCACAAGCtcgacttatttttttattttattatttttttagtaaagcaAAACCTGCTTTGGACTCTACTCTTGAGTTGTTGAATATCTGTTATAACATTTCCATGGCTGGAATTTGAAATATGAGGGCTAGATATCTCTTGAACTAGTAACAGTGAGTCAGTTTCTATGCACAAAGATTGAAGACCAAGGGGAATGCAGAATTGCAATCCTCTCAGTATCGCTAGAAGTTCAATCTCCAAAGGCTCCATGATAGCCGCTTTTTCTAACTCATTGCCTTTAAAACTTTCCCTTCCCAGTCTCTAACAATGAGTCCAACCCCTGCTCTACCTTCATCATGAAAAACAATCCCATCCACATTGAGTTTTATTGATCCTTGTGGAGGTAATTGTCATTGGTATATTGTCTTGAATCTGCTTTGGTCAATACCTTAAATTGCTTTGTATGTCCAGTGCAGAGAAAGAGTAGAATTAATGGCCTCCTCAGGTGTGAGCTGTTTCTCTTCAAAGACTCGTTGATTTCTTCTATACCAGCATGCCCAAGCTATCGTGAATAACCTATCCAGCTCCTCTTTAATGCAAGAGTCTTGTATTCTAAAGTAAACTTCCTAAAGTTGCCAATTGGACCTTCTGTTCTGAGTTGAGATGCTGACTCCACATTGCTGTAAGCAATTTGCATTAACAAAGTGCATAAGCTGTAAGCTCGACTTATTCAATATCATACTTTcatcctatttttattttactatttaaaatattttactaagtAAAATGTTACTTTTATCCCACTTggatcatattttatttttaaattctgtTACACGAGTTGTACCCGAGTTAATAAAATATACCCGACTAGCAAGTATCGGATTTTTAAATCCGATATCCGTATATGGGAGAATGAATAATCCGATTATCGATCCGAATAAAAGAACCGCCTCCTGACCGGGTCGGAAAAAATGGGCCCGGATGAACGTGGGTAGCTTTCTCCAtgtaacctctctctctctctctctccctctcgcacACCCAcacaaaaatactttcttttccACCATCCTTACTTGTTGCCTCATCGGAATTCATTCCCAAcacatctataatttttcttcttcctcctcctttttCCCCTTCAATTAACAGCTgagactttttttctttcttactcAATGGCTTCTCCTTGAattcgactctctctctctctctctctctctctctctctctctccgtcccaTGTGCTTCGTCAGTGAACAACAAgtgcatttaaaattttaaacccccccccccccctccattTTTCTCTCACAAGTGCCTGCAAATCTGGTGAATCACGTGTGAGTCTCTCTCTACCCttttcttattcttgtttcCCCCTTGAGAAGTGAATTCGCTGTATGCTTTTTAGTATATGAACGAGGTTGTCTGTTTGTTCTGTAGTGGTTTATTGTATTTACGTGGCTTCGCATACGATTGTGTAAAATCATTGTGTAGTGTTTCTGGAATGAGTCCTGCTTTACTTCCTAAACATGTCGCTGCGGTTGTCAAATACCAAAAAGATCCCCTGAAAGCACTTGCAATGTTCAATTcagtgaaaaaggaaaatgggttCAAGCACACATTATTGACTTATAAATGCATTATTGAGAAGCTTGGATTTCACGCGGAGTTTGAGGCGATGGAGAGTATGCTTTCGGAGATGAGGATGAATACCGATAATAGTTTACTAGAAGGTGTGTATATTGGAGCCATGAAGAATTATGGAAGGAAAGGGAAGGTTCAAGAGGCTGTTGATGTGTTTGAAAGGATGGATTTTTATGACTGTGAGCCTTCGGTTCAATCTTATAATGCGATCATGAATATACTTGTTGAATACAGTTATTTTAGTCAAGCTCACAAAGTGTATTTGAGGATGAAAGATAAAGGGATTGTTCCAGATGTGTATACTTTCACCATTAGAATAAAGTCCTTTTGTAGAACAAGTAGGCCTCATGCTGCACTGAGGCTTCTAGATAATATGGCTTCTCAGGGATGCGAGTTAAATGCAATTGCATATTGTACGGTGATTGGTGGGTTTTATGAACAGAATTGTCAAGTTGAGGCATATGAATTGTTTTTACGGATGCTCAGGCTTGGTATTTATCCCGACATCACCACATTTAACAAGCTTGTTCATATTCTTTGCAAGAAGGGGGATGTCCAAGAAAGTGAGATGCTTCTCAACAAGGTACTAAAAAGGGGAGTTGTGCCAAATTTGTTTACACTCAATATCTTCATTCAGGGGCTCTGCCAGAAAGGTGCGCTTCATGAGGCTGCCAGATCATTGGATGGTGTGACGAGTGAAGGTCTGACTCCTGATGTTGTCACGTATAACACATTGATCTGCGGGTTGTGTAAATACCGTAGGGTTGTGGAAGCGGAGTTTTACCTGCATAAAATGGTGAATGGTGGGTTGCAGCCTGATGGATTTACCTACAATACTATTATCGATGGATATTGCAAACTGGGTATGATACGAAATGCAGATGAGGTTCTTAGTGATGCAATTTTCAGGGGGTTTGTGCCTGATGAATTTACTTATTGCTCACTAATCAATGGATTTTTCCATGATGGTGATATAGACCGTGCCAATGCTGTATTTAATGAGGCATTGGATAAAGGATTGAAACCTAGTATTGTTCTCTACAATACCTTAGTCAAAGGGTTGTCTCAGCATGGACTAATTTTGCAGGCCTTGCAACTGATGAATGAGATGTCAGAAAATGGTTGCAAACCCAATATATGGACTTACAACTTAGTTATCAATGGGTTGTGCAAGATGGGGTGTGTCTTAGATGCCTTTAATCTTATGAATGATGCTATTGCTAAAGGCTACGTTCCTGACATATTTACCTTTAATACTTTGATTGATGGTTGCAGCAAACAGATGAAGTTGGATGATGCACTTGAGATAGTAAATAGAATGTGGAGTGAGGGTGTTACTCCTGATGTGATCACATATAATACTGTGTTGAACGGACTTTGCAAAGCTGCAAAGTCTAGAGATGTGATGGATACTTTCAATGCAATGATAGAGAAAGGGTGTGTCCCTAACATAATTACATATAACATAGTTGTAGAGAGCCTGTGCAAAGCTCGAAAAGTAAGTGAAGCTTTCAACTTACTTGAGGAAATAAAGAACAAAGGTTTTACTCCAGATATTGTTAGTTTTGCAACGTTGCTTAATGGGTTTTGTTCTAATGGTGATTTGGATGAAGCTTACGAGTTATTTCAAATGATGgaacaaaaatataaagtttcCCATACAACAGCAACATACAATATACTGATCAATGCTTTTGCTGAAAAGCTCAAAGTTAATACAGCAGAAAAGCTTTTCTATGAGATGGGTGACCATGGCTGTGCCCCAGATTGTTATACTTATCGTGTTCTTATTGATGGCTTCTGCAAAACGGGGAACATTGATTCTGGGTACAATTTTCTCTTGGAAAAGGTCGAGAAGGGATTCATTCCATCACTGAAGACATTAGGACGGGTACTGAATTGTCTTGCTGTGGAGCACAGAGTTTGTGAGGCAGTTGGTATCATCCACCTTATGGTGCAGAAAGGCATTGTCCCTGAGGTTGTAAATACAATTTTTCAGGCTGATAAAAGGGAGGTGGCAGCCCCAAAGATTGTTGTAGAAGATTTGTTGAAGAAAAGTCATATAACTTATTATGCATACGAAGTTCTATATGATGGCATCAGGGATAAAAGAGTACTTAAGAAGCTTCAAACTAAGCCTTCTCCTGACTTGAGAATGAGGTCTTTAAATGTTGATGGACCAATATACTGATTTCAAAAGCTGTGAGAGAGGGCTCTCCAGTGGCATCTGGAAGAGTACTGCAGCACACTCGGTACTTATCTACTTCATAATTTCTTACCTCTTAACTTAGATTAAGGGTGGTACTTATCTACTTGATACATATATTCGATATGTATCAAAGCTTTAAATTAGTTGTCATCCCTTGTCAAAGGCACTCCATAGCCATGTAGTTTAAGAAGGAATATCCCAAAATTACTCTATTGCTAAAAGCTCTAGCTGGCAGTTGTTTGAATCTTGAGCATGGCTGCTACACTAGAGGATAGGATTATCCAGAGTGCCCCTCCTAGGACAAATGGCAGGATCAAACCCGGCTAATGGTCTTTTGTGCTTTTGACTCAATCCTACCCCTTTGCCCTTAAGAACCCCATTATGGATCCCATATGGTATAATTGTGTTGCTGCCACTGGTTACAACTAAACAATTGCCCCATGTAATCAGGGGATAAAACAGCCGTGAATTTGCCAGACTTACTACATGTTGATCTTGCATGttcagttattttattttcttaaattgaaatgaaaatatgaatGGACTGAACTGCTCAATGCTCTTTGTTAGATTATCTTTAAAGTTTTCTGGGTTACTTTTCTGGTTATGCTCAACTGGAAAAAAATTTGCAGGCTTGCTTCTCTCACTGGTTACAACTAAACAATTGCCCCATGTAATCAGGGGATAAAACAGCCGTGAACTTGCCAGACTTAACTATACGTTGATCTTGCATGttcagatattttattttcttaaattgaaatgaaaatatgaatGGACTGAACTGCTCAATGCTCTTTGGTAGATTATCTTTAAAGTTTTCTGGGTTACTTTTCTGGTTCTGCTCAACTGGAAAAAAATTTGCAGGCTTGCTTCTCTTTTTTAGccttattttttgcttttaatatcTGGTCTTAATCTGTTAGATGCAGGGAAAAAGGATATTGGTGTTGAAACTCGGCTAGTCAGAAATTCAATCGCGAATTGACTATCAAGGTGACTCTGCGGTGAAAGGGTGAGTAATGAAACTTGTTGGTGTTTTTTCTGGCTTagattcatcttatttttatttcagtgGTGTGATTA from Juglans regia cultivar Chandler chromosome 2, Walnut 2.0, whole genome shotgun sequence carries:
- the LOC108995468 gene encoding putative pentatricopeptide repeat-containing protein At1g74580 — protein: MNEVVCLFCSGLLYLRGFAYDCVKSLCSVSGMSPALLPKHVAAVVKYQKDPLKALAMFNSVKKENGFKHTLLTYKCIIEKLGFHAEFEAMESMLSEMRMNTDNSLLEGVYIGAMKNYGRKGKVQEAVDVFERMDFYDCEPSVQSYNAIMNILVEYSYFSQAHKVYLRMKDKGIVPDVYTFTIRIKSFCRTSRPHAALRLLDNMASQGCELNAIAYCTVIGGFYEQNCQVEAYELFLRMLRLGIYPDITTFNKLVHILCKKGDVQESEMLLNKVLKRGVVPNLFTLNIFIQGLCQKGALHEAARSLDGVTSEGLTPDVVTYNTLICGLCKYRRVVEAEFYLHKMVNGGLQPDGFTYNTIIDGYCKLGMIRNADEVLSDAIFRGFVPDEFTYCSLINGFFHDGDIDRANAVFNEALDKGLKPSIVLYNTLVKGLSQHGLILQALQLMNEMSENGCKPNIWTYNLVINGLCKMGCVLDAFNLMNDAIAKGYVPDIFTFNTLIDGCSKQMKLDDALEIVNRMWSEGVTPDVITYNTVLNGLCKAAKSRDVMDTFNAMIEKGCVPNIITYNIVVESLCKARKVSEAFNLLEEIKNKGFTPDIVSFATLLNGFCSNGDLDEAYELFQMMEQKYKVSHTTATYNILINAFAEKLKVNTAEKLFYEMGDHGCAPDCYTYRVLIDGFCKTGNIDSGYNFLLEKVEKGFIPSLKTLGRVLNCLAVEHRVCEAVGIIHLMVQKGIVPEVVNTIFQADKREVAAPKIVVEDLLKKSHITYYAYEVLYDGIRDKRVLKKLQTKPSPDLRMRSLNVDGPIY